Proteins from one Falco cherrug isolate bFalChe1 chromosome 7, bFalChe1.pri, whole genome shotgun sequence genomic window:
- the FAM81A gene encoding protein FAM81A, whose amino-acid sequence MAQRSPIFPTLAPSERRVRNIPLHSQALTAVPLASASLVDQLEDRILSHEKTTAALVEHAFRIKEDIVSTLHRMQNKGGGDRLARQLLEEHIRNITAIVRQLNRDIEMLQEQIRVRDNLSYGTNSTLKSLEMRQLSGLGDLRGRVARCDAGLARLSAEHKITYERLQSLSKDQHTSKLILESKIKEAEIQISHLLSRVEQSIVQQEAKLKLAYKESSQQLHLLDMKLKNAIEELSSQILSARSWLEQEHERIEKELVQKIDQLSLTFKENTEMSERAIEMKFNQMAEKIDKIEEIQKITMETQEAKQTEEKINIRIGKLQNEINEDIKEMKAEVNAGFAAIYESIGSLRQVLEAKMKLDRDELQKQIHQMKQEVPTWGEPGP is encoded by the exons ATGGCCCAGCGAAGCCCAATCTTCCCAACTCTTGCCCCTTCTGAAAG GCGGGTTCGAAACATACCGCTGCACAGCCAGGCGCTGACGGCGGTCCCGCTGGCATCCGCGAGCCTTGTGGATCAGCTGGAAGACAGAATCCTAAGCCATGAGAAAACAACGGCGGCTCTTGTGGAACACGCTTTTCGCATTAAGGAGGACATTGTTTCCACTCTGCACAGAATGCAGAACAAAGGGGGGGGTGACCGGTTGGCTAGGCAACTCTTGGAAGAACATATCCGAAACATAACGGCAATAGTGAGGCAGCTCAACCGGGACATCGAG ATGCTGCAGGAACAGATACGTGTCAGAGACAATCTCAGCTATGGAACAAATTCTACCCTGAAGAGTCTGGAAATGCGGCAGCTTTCTGGTTTAGGAGATCTTCGGGGAAGAGTTGCAAG GTGTGACGCTGGGTTAGCCAGACTGTCTGCAGAGCATAAAATTACCTATGAAAGACTTCAGAGCCTAAGTAAAGACCAACACACCTCCAAGCTCATCTTAGAGTCTAAAATCAAAGAGGCAGAAATACAG ATTTCTCACCTCCTGAGCAGAGTAGAGCAGTCCATCGTGCAGCAGGAGGCGAAGCTGAAGCTGGCCTACAaggagagcagccagcagctccaccTGCTGGACATGAA ATTAAAAAATGCTATTGAGGAACTCAGCAGCCAGATTTTGTCTGCACGTAGCTGGTTGGAACAGGAACATGAAAGGATTGAAAAAGAGCTTGTGCAAAAAATTGACCAACTCTCATTGACTTTTAAGGAAAACACT GAAATGAGTGAAAGAGCTATAGAGATGAAATTTAACCAAATGGCAGAGAAAATTgacaaaatagaagaaatacagaagataaCCATGGAAACACAGGAAGcaaaacagactgaagaaaagatAAACATTCGCATCGGCAAACTTCAAAATGAGATAAATGAAgatataaaagaaatgaaagctgaagttAATGCTG GATTTGCAGCTATCTACGAGAGCATTGGGTCTCTACGGCAAGTTCTAGAAGCAAAAATGAAGCTGGACAGAGACGAACTACAGAAGCAGATCCACCAAATGAAGCAGGAGGTTCCAACATGGGGAGAGCCTGGACCATGA